The Nicotiana tabacum cultivar K326 chromosome 1, ASM71507v2, whole genome shotgun sequence genome segment TCTAACAGCATATTTGTTAGAGATCCATGATATAGCTCCTTGAACAAAGCGGTCGCTAATTCCACCTGTTTGTGCAAAGGATATTGAATATGTTGCCTTTTGGTTCACCTGTGTGAAGACAAGCGTAGCAGGCTCGACAACTATATCGAGTCCTTGAATTTGAGTGATGTTAACGACGTAAGTTGATCTTGCATCGCCAACATTTGTAATTGTTCTTGTATAATTCTGAGTCTCAGGTCCAAGTATAATGGAGAAAGAAGGATAGTTCAGTTCAGCCTCAGATATGCTTGATTGTAGCGAGCACTTGACACTTTGTTGCACAATAAGCCCGATATCATTTTCTTTGTAGCCAAGACCACATAGATACTGGATGTAGTTCTCCACTTGGATATCATAAACAAGTCCTGGATTACTCGCTTTTGATGGATTTACATGGCCGGCGCCAATGGCAAAAATATCAGCAGGTAAATCCCTCTGATCAAGGATGGGTTGACCTTCAAGATTGGATTGATCAGCTGTGGTCATTATTGCAGATTTAATTGCAGCTGGCGACCAATCAGGGTGTGCACTTTTAAGCAAAGCCGCAATGCCACTAAGGTGAGGACAGGACATAGAGGTTCCGGAGATGATGTTAAATGTCAAATCAGTGCCAGTTCTGTTCTCCACTGAGACGGGCCATGCAGCAAGGATGTTCACTCCAGGACCAATAATGTCGGGTTTGACAATGCCTGGACTTGCCAGGTTAGGACCCCTAGAGGAAAAAGATGATACAGAAGGTGCACTCTTAAAGCCTATGCTTGTGCCTTTGAAAAGGATTCCGGCCGAAGGTGTGGAGGTTGAGTTAATGTACACTTTAATCTTTTCTCCAGCATTATAATTCACATGTGTCGCGGGAAGGACATGAGCATCAGCAAAAGTGCCATCTCCGTCAATCTCTAGATTGACAAGAATCATGGCAGCACCACCTGCATCCTTTACTGTTTGACTTTTTTCAAGTCTTGGAACATCGCCACCTCTGTCACACAAGACAACTTTCCCTTTGACATCAGTGTTATTCAGTGATCCTGATGAACAAAATGCAGCCTCTTGATCGGACAGGCCAGGGTATACCAAGGGCAATAAAGTATGAGGAAAATCTGTGGGCTGAAAAGCCGATTCACCGTCATATTCATTTCCATTCCCTAGCACAGCTGTTGCCACTATCTTCCTATCATGAGTGCTAGCGCCAACTGTGAGAATCCAAGGGGCCTCATTTGATAATGTAGAATTTAATGGACCATCGTTACCAGCAGAAGCGCTCACAAAGATACCCTTCTGGATTGCTGCAAAAGCACCAGTGGCAATATTATCATCATAAAAAGGAGCAGAAAATCCGCCAATGGAAAGAGAGAGCACGTCAACGCCATCGTCTATTGCAGCATCCAATGCAGCCAGTATATCAACATCTGAACAACCATCTGTACACACCTTGTACATGGCAATGTGGGCAAGAGGCGCCATACCGGCTGCTGTACCATTGGCATTACCAAACACATTTGCATCATCAACAAAGTTACCAGCTGCTGTACTTGAAGTATGCGTGCCATGGCCTTCCTCATCAAATGGTGGATCACTTGAACCACTCACAAAATTCCTCGCACCAATGAGCTTCTTGTTACAAGTCACATTTCCCGTGAACTCGCATTTCCCTTTCCATTTTGCCGGTGGAGGTGGCATGTTATGATCACAAAAAGATGGATGTCCTGGAGTAATTCCAGTGTCCAGAACCCCAATGATCACACCCTTACCATAATTTGATTCTTGCCAAAACCCCATATTCTGGTACAACCCCAAGAAATTTGGAGTATGTGTTGTATGCAAAGCCAAAATCTTCTCAACCCTCGCCGACACAAAACCATCtttcttttccatttcttttaCCTCCTGAGCTGACAATCTAGCTGCAAAGCCAATCGCCACATGGTGATAGGAGTGAATAATGCGCGATGGCACCTCCAAAGCTTCAAACTCTTCCGGTAAAAAGGAGTTATAGTAGCTTTGTAGATCAGCTGAATTAGCAAGAACTTTTGCAGTTGGCTTATTTACACGGACAAGGTAAGTATGCAAACCAGTCGAACGTTGAGCAATAGTCAATTGGAAACTCAACAAGAAAGCAACAGAGAAGATAAAAATGCAAGTCATGGCTGGTCTAATTTGTATCATCATACAACACCTAGAGGAGGTTCAGTTATTGATGATCTGACCTTAGTTAAGGAACAGGCTATATGTACTATGAGCTGAGGAAAGAAGAATGTGATAAACTAATGTAGGAAAACAAAAACATAGGTAATTTCCAAGAGAGCCGGCTTACAAATAATATTCTTGTATTTAATAAGTAATAATTAAGGGAGAAACATCATAAGAAGATAGGAAGTAAACAAGAATGCTGGATTTCTAGGAAACAAAAATTGATATTGTTGCTGAAGGCGATAATTCTGGTGTTTTTGGAAGATATACATTATTGTAAAAAGAATATCGCATATTTCTCAACTCCAATAAACTCCAGCCGTATTATTTTCTAATTGCTGTATTCATGGTTTGTTATGCATAGATTATGGATTATTTATTTCATAGGTTGATTAAATTATTAATCAACCTATGAATGGCGTGGTAAAGTTGTTGCggtgtgaccaggaggtcacgggttcgagccgtgtaAACAGCCTCTTGTAGAAAtatagggtaaggctgcgtacaatagacccttgtggtccggcccttccctggaccccacgcatagcgggagcttagtgcaccgggctgtctTTTAGGTTGATTAAATTATTAACTCAATTGTAATCATCTGAAAGCAGTAACTCAACTGCAGTTCTGTTTTGATATTTGCAAAGAACTCTTTAAGTCTCTCTCTACTGCTTTACAGTACTGTACTCAAACATAAGTATACTAAAGTAATACTAAGATCTTTATTACTCTattaaacaaattaattaaggGGGACGGGGCTATCTAAGTTTTGCTTCGTGGATACTTTTATTCCTCTTAACAGTTAACTCTAGTTTGCATAATCTTCCTAATTTACCTATAATTTGAACCGGACAGATAACGCCAATAATCAGTAATTGGACCAAGGTCATAGATAAGTCCGAGGTCAATTGCTTTTGACGGGTTGACATGACCTGCCACTATAGGTGGATTCAAATCTAAATTTAATTGGTTCAgtttttaagatttttagcatTCAACTCATTGTACTAATAAAATTATAGGTTCAAATCTAGTACTTGTTAAAATTTAAGTAagtttttacatataaattcatACTCCGTGTCGAAAGTTACGGGTTCAGTTGAAACCATAGCCTAAAGGCTAAATCCGCCCCTGCGGCTATGGAAAACATGTGTGTTTACTATGACGGAAATACTTTCCTGAGAAATGATTTTCGTAAAGTAAGGTATTTTCTGATATTTAGTTgtttgaaagaagaagaagaaaattcaatcaaaaaggcaaaagcaaTTTTGATGACATAGTCGAGCTAATTCTAATTAGGCTTATGAAAGTATCTTCCGGTAGCTCCTTATTCCAATTTAACAGAGATTGGGCTTCTAACAACATGTTTGTTAGAGATCCATGATATAGCTCCTTGAACAGAACGGCCGGTGATGCCACCTGTTTGGGAAAAGGAAACTGAATAACTTGCCTGTTGGTTCACCTTGGTGAAGACAAGAGTGTTAGGCTCGACAACTATATAGACTCCTTGAATTCGAGTGATGTTAACAACGTAAGTTGAGCTTGCATAACCAACATTTGTAACTGTTCGTGTATAGTTTTGTGTCTGTGGTCCAAGTATAATAGAGAAAGAAGGATAGTTCAGTTCTGCCTCAGGTATGCTTGATTGTAGCGAGCAGTTCACAGTTTGTTGAACAATGAGCCCAATCTCTTTATCTGTGTAGCCAAGACCGCATAGATACTGGATGTAGTTATGCGGTTGGATGTCATAAAGAAGTCCTGGATTACTCGATTTTGATGGGTTTACATGGCTGGCACCAGTGGCAAAAATATCAGCAGGTAAATCCCTCTGATCAAGGATGGGCTGACCTTCAAGATTGGATTGATCGGCTGTAGTCATTATTGCAGATTTAATAGCAGCGGGGGACCAATCAGGATGTGCACTTTTAAGCAAAGCCGCGATGCCACTAAGGTGAGGACAGGAGATTGAGGTACCTGAGACGATGTTAAATGTCAAAACATTGCCAGTTTTGTTCTCTACTGACACGTGCATTGCTGCAAGGACGTTCACTCCAGGACCGATAATGTCTGGTTTTACTATGCCTGGACTTGCCAAGCTCGGTCCCCTTGAGGAAAAAGATATTACAGATGGTGCAATCTTGAAGCCTATCTTTGTGCCTTTGAAATGGATTCTTGCCGAAGGTGTTGAGGTTGAGTTTATGTAGGCGTTGATCATTTCCCCTGCATTATAACCCACATTTGTTGTAGGAAGGACATCACCATAAGCTAACGTGCCATCTccatcaatctctcgattgacaaGAATCATGGCAACACCACCTGCATCCTTTACTGTTTGCCCTTTCTCAAGTCTTGCTGCACTACCTCCACTTTTGTCACACACCACAACCTTGCCTTTGACAACAGTATTATTCAATGATCCTGATAAACATAATGCAGCCTCTTGATCTAACAAGCCAGGGTATACCAAGGGAAATAGGATATCATGAGGAAAGTCTATGGGCTGCAAAACTGATTCACCGTCATATTCTTATCCATTCCCTAGCACAGCTGTTGACACTATCTTTCTATCATGGGAGCTAGCGCCAACTGTGAGAATCCAAGGGGCCTCATTCGATAATGTAGCACTGAGTGGACCATCGTTACCGGCTGAAGCGCTCATGAAGATACCCTTTTGGATTGCAGCAAAAGCGCCTATGGCCATACCATCATCATTAAAAGGAGCATTGTATCCACCAATTGAGAGAGAAAGCACATCAACACCGTCTATTGCAGCATCCATTGCAGCCAATGTGTCAACATCTGAACAACCATTGTTTGAACACACCTTGCACATGGCAATGTGGGCAAGAGGGGCAATGCCAGCTGCTGTGCCATTGGCATTGCCAAACACATTTGCATCATCAACAAATTTTCCAGCAGCTACACTTGAAGTAAGTGTTCCATGGCCTCCTTCTTCATATGGTGGATCAATTGAACTGCTCACAAAATTCCTCGCACCAATGAGCTTCTTGTTACACGTCATGTTTCCTGTAAATTCACATTTCCCTTTCCACTTTTTTGGTGGAGGTGACATGTTATCATCACTAAAAGATGGATGTCCTGGATTAATCCCAGTGTCCAGAAGCCCAATGATCACACCCTTACCATAATTTGACTCTTGCCAAAATCCCATATTTTGGTACAAACCCAAGAAGTTTGGAGTATGTGTTGTATGCAAAGCCAAAATCTTCTCAACCCTCGCCGACACAAAGCCATCtttcttttccatttcttttaCCTCCCCAGCTGACAATCTAGCTGCAAAGCCAGTAGCCACATGGTGATATGAGTGAATAATGCGCGATGGCTCCTCTGAACCAGCAATCGCTACTGGTAAAAAGGAGTTATAGTAGCTTTCTAGATCATCTGAATTAGACACAACTTGGTCATCAGGCTTATTTACATGGACAAGGTAAGTTTGTAAACCGTTTTCACGTTGAGCAATAGTCAAACTGAAACTCAATAAGAAAGCAATAGACAAGATAAAAATGCAAGTCATAGTTATTTTTTCTAACATTATTCAAAAGTTTAATTATGGATGATGACTGAAAATAAGGAACAGGACATTTATAGTATGAGTTGAGGGAAGAAGGATATGATAAACAAACGTAGGAAAACAAACACACAGATTTCTGTAACAGCCGGCCTACTAACATAAGTTGTTATACTTTAGGATAAAGGAAAAATCATCATAACAAGATAGGAAGTAAATTAAACCAGAATGTAGTATTTTTTAGGAGACGAAAATATAATTATTTGTTTCAACGGTTGATTCATTATTAGCTCAATCCTAATCATCTAAAAGCagtaactaagataaaatatggGTTTGTCACTATCTGATAGCTGCTGGTATTTTATGTTAAATTTAAAAATACGACGTTAAAAAATTATGAGTACACTTATACGGGGATCCTGTTTTGATAACAGCTTTGTTATTGTGGTATAGGAGATGATTCTTGGCAAAATATATTATCACTCTCCCACTACTTTCTAAATTGAAAATCCTTGAACTTTTAACAGAATTTTAGTAAAATCTGATGCTGTTTGATAGTACTAGACTACTGGTATTCTTATATACAATCCCATTTGACGAAATACAATCCtttaaatttcttttgttttttttcattcACAAACTTGAAATGCAACAAAATCTATGAGGGGAATGGCATATTTTAGTAGATCGTCAATCATTATACAGTTTCATCCACATTCTCAAATAAATCAGATATATCTGACTACTAATTATGCCAAAaggataaaaacaataataacgtAGAAATTTTGTACATATTAGAAGAAGCGTAACCAAAATCCAAGGaacaaagtccaaaaatataagCTTAACACCACTGAAGATCCAAATAACTCATCATTCATTGCAAACCACGATCACATTGCCCACAAAGAAAGTCATTTTCACATCTGCAAATGTATCTTGGATATGCATTTGCATGTTTACAATCTGTAGCTAAACTAATTTCCTACAGGTTTGTTCAGTGAACTGCAGTTGTACATCCACAACTTTGACAATTTACAGAATGAATTAATGCATGGAACAGCATATAGTGATACAACTTACAAAGAACATTCAGAGTATTTAGGAGCTTAAATTTCAGAGTTGCTTAACCTGCGTACCTACATGACTACTTATACATTATTAGAAATGGACCAAATATGTTTGAACAGGTGTTTGTATCTATTTACTAGTCGCTGAGTCCCCAGATTTCAACTCTTTCTCCAGCTCATCAAATTCCCAATCACCTATCTCTTCTGCAGAGTAATCACGAGTAATCTTACCAAATTCAGATTCTAACTTTGCCAACTCTGCTTCAGGGTCCAAGGCCTGCTCCGTTTTGGCAGATGGTGGTTCATTTTTCTTGCTTTCCCCAGCTACGGCAATTTCTATGGCCTGCTTTGTAGGATGTGAAATATTATCATCTACCATTTCATCGGAAGAATCGTCTCCCTCTTGGACAGGGATTtccatttctaaatttggtcGTTCAATAGATTCAAATTCCTGTCTTAGCTTCTCAATGTTTTCAAACAGCTTTTTCATATCTGGATCATCTTTCCTAAAGAAACGGGACAAGTAATTTACTTTATGAACCATCACACCTAAAAAAGGATATAATAACAAAGAAAACACTATAATGCACAACCAAACCTGGAGATTTTCTCTTGTTGAGAGTAGAACTGCTCCCTCATGTTGTCGACTACACTAAATGTGGTTATAATCTGCACTTAGAAGACATATACCTTTGAGAAATCTTGAGTGATTTTACAAGGCATATGGAACAAAGTAAAGGCAAGACCGCAAGACCAATTCACTCGAAGATGCTTTTGAACTTATCTTTAGAAGGTATACTTATTACTCCTAGATGGAAGAGGAAAAATGAGAAGCATGAATAAACAAATGTAGGGTAGGTTAGAGGTTCAATGATACGGTTTGAATCAGAAAAATTTTATTATACCTATTTTCACTTAATATATTGTACATAACCACCACAAGTAAATTTCCCAAACCATCTGAATGTATCAGTTTTTTCTTCAGATTATTTTCATCTCGGCTAATTACGGTACAATatatttaaaaagataaataCGAATGTCAATGATACTACATTTTATATGAAACAAtgaaattttttatcaaaataataaaactTATAAATGTCCcctataaaaatatgaaattagtaCGAAAATACGTTAAAACTAGTGGATCAAATGAGAAACACTAGcttttgaagcattttttgatttTCTCAAAAGTGTGATATACTTTGTTGTGTGATCATTAGATACACCATTCAATATTGTTCTATTATAGTCTATATATTAGATTGTTGTAACAAAATACAAactgttaaataaataaaaactaaaattagATAGATCAAGAAAAGAAGTATTGAATATAATTAAAGGCGTGATGGATCTTATCCATATTAATTAACTCTATTCGCCACCTCGTTAAAAAGATTCTCGTTGATGATAGactataattgtgtattttagtcgcttattacactctaagttactgtactttaattgagtttgagctttaatcgctagtgttttgcactaaatatgtgttttatgccttgtaggagtgattccgatctatgtaggcgttatggaatgaattcaagtgatttggagctttgaagtctgagtaaaagcccaagacatTAAGCCGGGACCGTGTTCGGAGGTCGTGTACCAAGTCCGGATGTTAAAAGAGGACGAAATAAGTTCACTATGAGAAAATTACACTGCCGCGCCGCATGGGACGCCGCAAGGCGCGGCGTAGCAGTGTAAAATGATGCCTGATGCGAAAGGTTGAGGCTGCTGATAAACTCCATTAGCGCGCCGCATGGCGCGGCGCAGGGTGCGGCGCGGCTGTACAAAATTTATAGAGCCAGAGTCCTATTTCGC includes the following:
- the LOC107762328 gene encoding subtilisin-like protease translates to MMIQIRPAMTCIFIFSVAFLLSFQLTIAQRSTGLHTYLVRVNKPTAKVLANSADLQSYYNSFLPEEFEALEVPSRIIHSYHHVAIGFAARLSAQEVKEMEKKDGFVSARVEKILALHTTHTPNFLGLYQNMGFWQESNYGKGVIIGVLDTGITPGHPSFCDHNMPPPPAKWKGKCEFTGNVTCNKKLIGARNFVSGSSDPPFDEEGHGTHTSSTAAGNFVDDANVFGNANGTAAGMAPLAHIAMYKVCTDGCSDVDILAALDAAIDDGVDVLSLSIGGFSAPFYDDNIATGAFAAIQKGIFVSASAGNDGPLNSTLSNEAPWILTVGASTHDRKIVATAVLGNGNEYDGESAFQPTDFPHTLLPLVYPGLSDQEAAFCSSGSLNNTDVKGKVVLCDRGGDVPRLEKSQTVKDAGGAAMILVNLEIDGDGTFADAHVLPATHVNYNAGEKIKVYINSTSTPSAGILFKGTSIGFKSAPSVSSFSSRGPNLASPGIVKPDIIGPGVNILAAWPVSVENRTGTDLTFNIISGTSMSCPHLSGIAALLKSAHPDWSPAAIKSAIMTTADQSNLEGQPILDQRDLPADIFAIGAGHVNPSKASNPGLVYDIQVENYIQYLCGLGYKENDIGLIVQQSVKCSLQSSISEAELNYPSFSIILGPETQNYTRTITNVGDARSTYVVNITQIQGLDIVVEPATLVFTQVNQKATYSISFAQTGGISDRFVQGAISWISNKYAVRSPISVKLE